A DNA window from Akkermansiaceae bacterium contains the following coding sequences:
- a CDS encoding DUF1552 domain-containing protein translates to MANIQTNRWHLHRRTFLKGIGATLALPALEAMRPVMAAGASGSHPIRMAMLYMPNGVRPDRWTPEGSGDKFKLSPILSPLEAHRNDLLVMTGLQNKNSFGGDGHYVKTGGWLTGTTITKTTGSDINAGGISMDQLAAQQIGQTCKLPSLELGTESVVSGIDTNVNYTRLYASHISWKAPTVPLPCEINPRVAFDRLFRTKSHNGQKQDADQKSVLDLVREDAKRLQNKLGQSDKQKLDQYLDSIREVERRIEQEAQSLGAGENLSPELAKHLGELDARISKAMGKASREEELHSLPRFDHGEHSRIMLDLIVLGFWSDSTRVSTFMFGNDVTGRNFSFVEGVNGGHHDLSHHSNDAAKLDQYERINRWHIEQYAYMLDRMKQIKEGDGNLLDNSMVVFGSPIRDGNAHDPKNVPVVMAGKGGNQIKTGRHLEFDSGTPLCSLWLSMLAKAGVKEHSFADATTALRGV, encoded by the coding sequence ATGGCCAACATCCAGACCAACCGCTGGCACCTCCACCGCCGCACGTTCCTCAAAGGCATCGGCGCGACGCTCGCCCTCCCGGCACTGGAGGCCATGCGCCCTGTGATGGCGGCGGGAGCCTCCGGCAGCCATCCCATCCGCATGGCCATGCTCTACATGCCCAACGGCGTGCGCCCGGACCGCTGGACCCCGGAAGGCAGTGGCGACAAGTTCAAGCTCTCCCCCATCCTCTCGCCGCTGGAGGCGCACCGGAATGACCTCCTGGTGATGACCGGCCTGCAGAACAAAAACTCGTTCGGCGGGGACGGCCACTACGTGAAAACCGGCGGCTGGCTCACCGGCACCACCATCACGAAGACCACCGGCTCCGACATCAACGCGGGCGGCATTTCCATGGACCAGCTCGCCGCGCAGCAGATCGGCCAGACCTGCAAGCTGCCGTCCCTGGAGCTGGGCACGGAGTCCGTCGTCTCCGGCATCGACACCAACGTCAACTACACCCGCCTCTACGCCTCCCACATTTCCTGGAAGGCACCGACCGTCCCGCTGCCCTGCGAGATCAACCCGCGGGTCGCCTTCGACCGTCTTTTCCGCACGAAGTCCCACAACGGCCAGAAACAGGACGCGGACCAGAAGTCCGTGCTCGACCTGGTGCGCGAGGACGCGAAGCGCCTGCAGAACAAGCTGGGCCAGTCCGACAAACAGAAGCTCGACCAATACCTCGACTCCATCCGCGAGGTGGAGCGGCGCATCGAGCAGGAGGCCCAGTCGCTGGGAGCCGGTGAGAACCTCTCCCCGGAGTTGGCGAAGCATCTCGGCGAGCTGGACGCGCGCATTTCCAAGGCGATGGGCAAGGCCTCCCGCGAGGAGGAACTGCACTCGCTGCCGCGCTTCGACCATGGCGAGCACTCGCGGATCATGCTGGATCTCATCGTGCTCGGCTTCTGGTCGGACAGCACGAGGGTCTCCACCTTCATGTTCGGAAATGATGTGACCGGCCGGAATTTTTCCTTCGTCGAAGGGGTGAACGGCGGCCACCACGACCTCTCCCACCACTCGAACGATGCGGCGAAGCTCGACCAATACGAGCGGATCAACCGCTGGCACATCGAGCAGTACGCCTACATGCTGGACCGCATGAAGCAGATCAAGGAAGGCGACGGCAACCTGCTGGATAACTCCATGGTCGTCTTCGGCTCGCCGATCCGCGACGGCAACGCCCACGACCCGAAGAACGTGCCGGTGGTGATGGCCGGAAAAGGCGGCAACCAGATCAAGACCGGCCGCCACCTGGAGTTCGACTCCGGCACCCCGCTCTGCTCACTCTGGCTGTCCATGCTGGCGAAAGCCGGGGTGAAGGAGCATTCCTTCGCAGACGCCACCACCGCGCTGCGGGGGGTGTGA
- a CDS encoding sulfatase-like hydrolase/transferase: MKFFPITLCLLLVPFLSAGAAVEKPNIIVVLVDDMGWGDLGSFGNKGTKTPNIDRLAAEGLRFTQFYVNSPICSPSRTALTTGQYPQRWKITSFLSNRADNERRGMAQWLDPAAPSLARSLRSAGYTSGHFGKWHMGGQRDVGEAPMITEYGFDESLTNFEGLGPRLLGMADAHDGKPPRPHSLNSEKLGRGPVIWHDRTHLTTGFVGAAIQFINKAGTDGRPFFINLWPDDVHSPFFPPADRRGDGSKRALYHGVLETMDEQLGKLFDHVRDTPALRDRTLIVFCSDNGHEPGAGTAGPFRGAKGTLYEGGVRSPLIVWGPGLIPADMAGKTNETSVFAAFDLPVSLLKLSGGAAPEGTTFDGEDLSPTLTGGSDASRTKPIFWRRPPDRKGTAEENILPDLAMREGQWKLLCNYDGSAPQLYQLPGDVAEADNLAGRHPEVVEKMTRAVVAWHAGLPPDNGPALGENRIRRQARDK; encoded by the coding sequence ATGAAGTTTTTCCCCATCACGCTCTGCCTGCTGCTGGTCCCGTTCCTTTCCGCCGGTGCCGCGGTGGAGAAGCCCAACATCATCGTCGTGCTGGTGGATGACATGGGCTGGGGGGATCTCGGATCCTTCGGCAACAAGGGGACGAAGACGCCGAACATCGACCGGCTGGCGGCGGAGGGGCTGCGCTTCACCCAGTTCTATGTGAACTCCCCCATCTGTTCGCCGTCGCGGACGGCGCTGACCACGGGGCAGTATCCACAGCGGTGGAAAATCACCTCCTTTCTCAGCAACCGCGCGGACAACGAGCGCCGGGGCATGGCACAGTGGCTGGATCCCGCCGCGCCATCGCTGGCACGCTCGCTCAGATCCGCCGGCTATACCTCCGGGCACTTCGGGAAATGGCACATGGGCGGCCAGCGGGATGTGGGCGAGGCGCCGATGATCACGGAGTATGGATTTGACGAATCCCTCACGAACTTCGAGGGCCTGGGGCCGCGCCTGCTGGGCATGGCGGACGCGCACGATGGCAAGCCGCCGCGCCCGCACTCGCTGAACTCGGAGAAGCTTGGCCGTGGTCCAGTCATCTGGCATGACCGCACGCATCTCACCACGGGCTTCGTCGGCGCGGCCATCCAGTTCATCAACAAGGCCGGGACGGATGGACGTCCGTTCTTCATCAACCTCTGGCCGGACGATGTCCACTCGCCCTTCTTTCCTCCGGCGGACCGCCGTGGGGACGGCAGCAAGCGCGCCCTCTACCACGGGGTGCTGGAGACGATGGACGAACAACTCGGAAAACTCTTCGACCATGTGCGGGACACGCCCGCGCTGAGGGATCGCACGCTGATCGTGTTCTGCTCTGACAACGGACATGAACCGGGCGCGGGCACGGCGGGGCCGTTCCGCGGGGCGAAGGGCACCCTCTATGAAGGCGGCGTGCGTTCCCCGCTCATCGTCTGGGGACCAGGGCTGATCCCCGCGGACATGGCGGGAAAAACGAACGAGACCTCCGTCTTCGCCGCTTTCGACCTGCCCGTCTCCCTGCTGAAACTCTCCGGCGGGGCCGCCCCGGAAGGCACCACCTTCGATGGAGAGGATCTGTCTCCCACACTCACCGGCGGAAGCGATGCCTCCCGCACGAAGCCGATCTTCTGGCGCAGGCCACCGGACCGGAAAGGAACCGCGGAGGAAAACATCCTGCCGGACCTGGCGATGCGCGAGGGACAGTGGAAGCTCCTCTGCAACTACGACGGCTCCGCACCCCAGCTCTACCAACTGCCCGGCGACGTCGCGGAAGCCGACAACCTCGCCGGACGTCATCCGGAAGTGGTGGAGAAGATGACCCGCGCCGTGGTCGCCTGGCACGCCGGTCTGCCACCGGACAACGGACCCGCGCTGGGAGAGAACCGCATCCGCAGACAGGCGAGGGACAAATGA
- a CDS encoding DUF1592 domain-containing protein — MRLFLTTLLLLPVLCSADDFTNNAQPLLQKYCYDCHSENKQKGGIQVDHLKTTLDAYQYHRFLENIAHAVEAGTMPPKDDVDDDEIPSDEERKKLIKEIHSAQEKLVHGDFPRNPGRPIVRRLNRNEYNYTVRDLFGVNFFPGREFPADGAGGEGFDNVGDALFVPPVLMEKYLAASKKIIDDIYAKPDLLARLLVAKPSEKVTPQDAAKNVLKYNASLVFRRTATDEDISSMLALAEKNLAGGRPYEESLKAPLQSLLMHPSFLFRSEADQPGKGEWKIDNFELATRLSYFLWSSTPDRQLLKLASEGKLSDNAVLAQQVERLLNDPRSEAVARHFAGQWLGFDEVREVADPDTKRFPTFTPTLRTAMYRESVDFFNHLIRENRPVTDLIDANYTFANEELARHYGIPGVAGTQLQKVALTDRNRGGVIGQASILVTTSVPLRTSPVKRGKWILDSLLGTPPPPPPPDAGVLPGDDKSPEGLTFRQQLEKHRDQPNCAGCHAKIDPLGFGLENFDAVGRWRSTDANGKPVDSKAELPGGLGFSTPAELKKILLESDDLFLRNIARKMLAYSLGRPLEYYDEPVVSDLVKALRANDLKIRPLIQTIVLSHPFQNRSAKR, encoded by the coding sequence GTGCGTCTTTTCCTCACCACCCTCCTCCTGCTGCCGGTCCTCTGCTCCGCGGATGACTTCACGAACAACGCGCAGCCGTTGTTGCAGAAGTATTGCTACGACTGCCACAGCGAGAACAAGCAGAAGGGCGGCATCCAGGTGGACCACCTGAAGACGACGCTGGACGCCTATCAATACCACCGCTTCCTGGAAAACATCGCCCACGCGGTGGAGGCGGGCACCATGCCGCCGAAGGACGATGTCGATGACGACGAGATCCCCAGCGACGAGGAGCGGAAGAAGCTCATCAAGGAGATCCACAGCGCGCAGGAGAAGCTGGTGCACGGCGACTTTCCGCGGAATCCGGGCCGCCCGATCGTGCGGCGGCTGAACCGCAACGAATACAACTACACGGTCCGCGACCTGTTCGGCGTGAACTTTTTCCCCGGCCGGGAATTCCCCGCGGACGGTGCGGGTGGCGAGGGCTTTGACAACGTGGGCGACGCCCTCTTCGTGCCGCCGGTGCTGATGGAGAAGTATCTGGCGGCTTCGAAGAAGATCATCGACGACATCTACGCGAAGCCGGACCTGCTGGCGCGGCTGCTGGTGGCGAAGCCGTCGGAAAAGGTGACCCCGCAGGACGCGGCGAAGAACGTGCTGAAATACAATGCCAGCCTGGTCTTCCGCCGCACGGCGACGGACGAGGACATTTCCTCCATGCTGGCGCTGGCGGAGAAGAACCTGGCCGGGGGCCGCCCGTATGAGGAATCCCTCAAGGCTCCGCTCCAGTCCCTGCTGATGCACCCGTCCTTCCTGTTCCGGTCGGAGGCGGACCAACCCGGAAAGGGCGAGTGGAAGATCGACAACTTCGAGCTGGCGACCCGGCTTTCCTATTTCCTGTGGTCCTCCACCCCGGACCGGCAGTTGCTCAAGCTGGCGTCCGAAGGGAAACTGTCCGACAACGCGGTGCTGGCCCAGCAGGTGGAGCGGCTGTTGAACGACCCGCGCTCCGAGGCGGTGGCCCGACACTTCGCCGGGCAGTGGCTGGGCTTTGACGAGGTGCGCGAGGTGGCGGACCCGGACACGAAGCGCTTCCCCACCTTCACGCCCACCCTGCGGACGGCGATGTACCGGGAGTCCGTGGATTTCTTCAACCACCTGATCCGGGAGAACCGCCCGGTGACGGACCTCATCGACGCGAACTACACCTTCGCCAACGAGGAACTGGCCAGGCACTATGGCATCCCCGGCGTGGCTGGGACGCAGTTGCAGAAAGTGGCGCTGACGGACCGCAACCGCGGCGGCGTGATCGGCCAGGCGTCCATCCTGGTCACCACCTCCGTGCCGCTGCGCACCAGTCCGGTGAAGCGCGGCAAGTGGATCCTCGACAGCCTGCTGGGCACCCCTCCCCCGCCGCCACCGCCGGACGCGGGCGTGCTGCCCGGCGATGACAAATCCCCGGAGGGTCTGACTTTCCGCCAGCAACTGGAGAAACACCGGGACCAACCGAACTGCGCGGGCTGCCACGCGAAGATCGATCCGCTGGGCTTCGGGCTGGAGAACTTCGACGCGGTCGGACGCTGGCGCTCCACGGACGCGAACGGCAAGCCGGTCGATTCCAAAGCGGAACTGCCCGGCGGATTGGGCTTTTCCACGCCCGCGGAATTGAAGAAGATCCTCTTGGAATCCGATGACCTCTTCCTCCGCAACATCGCCCGCAAGATGCTCGCCTACTCCCTTGGCAGACCATTGGAATATTACGACGAGCCGGTCGTCTCAGACCTGGTGAAAGCCCTGCGCGCCAATGACCTGAAGATCCGCCCGCTGATCCAGACCATCGTCCTTTCCCATCCCTTCCAGAACCGCTCCGCGAAACGCTGA
- a CDS encoding tetratricopeptide repeat protein codes for MPDPETTRPWSIATDFRRSSALLLVACACLAVTACEKQPVQIAEAPPNPLASQLSGARLDAAKTALEKNRRDEALLLLVSALKADSAHTEALQSLRVLLAETRWHFPAARMDAGLPVEKLALSGTSLWASVSGGYQPGTWNATARWNLATPAVEAVLFPRPAEQTQALFLSPDRSKIIVQRGTPGDFISLLCDAETLLPIRNLGRYPESCSVAAVTTFSPDGLLIAYPQANSGTLSWQIADAATGEIIRSHEQPKTLIPLSAGLDRQQLNIHHADGTHLKIPVSPVEETVSGPATSIPRETAEGFTLSGTLAEFPGTKMAPIRDRAAITAFTLADGRAAAATGKGTITVHRLLPAAKTTGRDAGPIRFQPSALGSLALLAEGLTGLEFDEERRSFTPLTEKERRAAIAGAGTVSLPGLDFSEVRESILSSPCATGQPDAAFLLHDRISRASETRRGFLALGPEAPAAEPSSVEKIQAIFRAGDSAAIIAAVREIPAKDPAAAAALSLALDAEHPEWISAFAEGKTPLPPLLRKLATSRIAWLEGDKAGAISLWRDGFPDLKTVARSEDWDGWETVDFTPRFAEHFILIDQQLATFELPADASPERKKALAGRLLDPETARSIGRARHAEACLKAAQDMATDQDTATLALELSIRARELGAPPVPGLRAEATAYTTMELFPKAHETWISLITDQPLEEQRSSDYAEAAYLAFENGNGDQAMEILNTGLHRFPKDADYAYRAGWISLLTARWDRAHLYLTAGERTGFSEEKREKALAMLSIAASECGYSEDAAIYFQQLAELDPSWAEPQPPKAEGWPPELIVSLNQLAEPPKATPVMEDGPLSDLPPPDGGNFDPLAPLDPVPMLEDVLPIPVPAPEEPNGIDPNRTPIKADEIPSLPIPKVKR; via the coding sequence ATGCCGGATCCGGAAACAACGCGGCCATGGTCCATCGCCACGGACTTCCGCAGGAGCAGCGCGCTCCTGCTGGTGGCGTGCGCGTGCCTGGCGGTCACCGCCTGCGAAAAGCAGCCGGTCCAGATCGCGGAGGCTCCGCCGAATCCGCTGGCGAGCCAGCTTTCCGGCGCACGGCTGGATGCGGCGAAAACGGCGCTGGAAAAGAACCGTCGTGATGAGGCGCTGCTGCTGCTGGTCTCCGCGCTGAAGGCGGACTCCGCCCACACAGAGGCTTTGCAATCGCTCCGCGTGCTGCTGGCTGAGACGCGCTGGCATTTCCCCGCGGCACGGATGGATGCCGGGTTGCCGGTGGAGAAGCTGGCCCTGTCCGGCACCTCCCTCTGGGCCAGCGTCTCCGGTGGCTACCAACCGGGCACGTGGAACGCGACCGCGCGCTGGAACCTGGCCACCCCGGCAGTGGAGGCTGTCCTCTTTCCCCGCCCCGCGGAGCAGACGCAGGCGCTTTTCCTTTCCCCGGACCGGAGCAAGATCATCGTCCAGCGCGGCACGCCCGGGGATTTCATCTCCCTGCTGTGCGATGCGGAGACCCTGCTGCCCATCCGGAACCTGGGCAGGTATCCGGAAAGCTGTTCCGTCGCGGCGGTCACCACCTTTTCTCCGGACGGCCTGCTCATCGCCTACCCGCAGGCGAACAGCGGGACGCTGAGCTGGCAGATCGCGGATGCGGCGACGGGCGAAATCATCCGTTCCCATGAGCAGCCGAAGACGCTCATCCCACTGTCCGCCGGGCTGGACCGGCAGCAGCTCAACATCCACCACGCGGACGGCACCCATCTGAAGATACCCGTCTCTCCGGTGGAGGAAACCGTCTCCGGCCCGGCGACATCCATCCCGCGGGAGACGGCGGAGGGTTTCACCCTCAGCGGGACCTTGGCGGAATTTCCCGGCACGAAGATGGCCCCCATCCGGGACCGCGCGGCCATTACCGCCTTCACTCTGGCCGACGGTCGTGCGGCGGCCGCCACCGGCAAAGGCACCATCACCGTGCACCGCCTGCTGCCCGCGGCGAAGACCACCGGCCGCGACGCGGGACCCATCCGTTTCCAGCCATCCGCGCTCGGCTCCCTTGCCCTGTTGGCGGAGGGCCTGACCGGGCTGGAGTTCGATGAGGAAAGGCGGAGCTTCACCCCGCTCACGGAGAAGGAACGCCGCGCCGCCATCGCCGGGGCGGGCACGGTCAGCCTGCCGGGCCTGGATTTTTCCGAAGTGCGGGAGAGCATCCTTTCCTCCCCCTGCGCCACCGGCCAACCGGATGCCGCCTTCCTCCTGCATGACCGGATCTCCCGCGCCAGCGAGACACGCCGCGGCTTTCTCGCGCTGGGACCGGAGGCACCTGCGGCGGAGCCGTCATCGGTGGAGAAGATCCAGGCCATCTTCCGGGCGGGTGACTCCGCCGCCATCATCGCCGCCGTCCGGGAGATCCCCGCGAAGGACCCCGCCGCGGCAGCCGCTCTCTCGCTGGCACTGGATGCGGAACATCCGGAATGGATCTCCGCCTTTGCGGAGGGGAAAACGCCGTTGCCGCCGCTGCTGCGGAAGCTTGCCACCTCCCGCATCGCCTGGCTGGAGGGCGACAAGGCGGGCGCGATCTCCCTCTGGCGGGATGGCTTTCCCGATCTGAAAACGGTGGCCCGTTCGGAAGATTGGGACGGCTGGGAGACGGTGGATTTCACCCCGCGCTTCGCGGAGCATTTCATCCTCATCGACCAGCAACTGGCCACCTTCGAGCTGCCCGCGGATGCCTCTCCGGAAAGAAAGAAGGCGCTGGCCGGACGTCTGCTGGATCCGGAGACAGCGCGGAGCATCGGCCGGGCGCGGCATGCGGAAGCCTGCCTGAAGGCGGCGCAGGACATGGCGACGGACCAGGACACCGCCACACTGGCACTGGAGCTGTCGATCCGCGCACGGGAGCTGGGCGCACCACCGGTCCCCGGACTGCGGGCGGAGGCCACCGCCTACACGACCATGGAGCTGTTCCCGAAGGCCCATGAAACGTGGATCTCCCTCATCACCGACCAGCCGCTGGAGGAGCAACGGTCGTCCGACTACGCGGAGGCCGCCTACCTCGCCTTTGAGAATGGCAATGGCGACCAGGCGATGGAGATCCTGAACACCGGTCTGCACCGCTTCCCGAAGGACGCGGACTACGCCTACCGCGCCGGATGGATCTCCCTGCTCACCGCCCGCTGGGACCGCGCCCACCTCTACCTCACCGCCGGGGAACGCACCGGCTTTTCCGAAGAGAAGCGGGAGAAGGCGCTGGCCATGCTCTCCATCGCCGCGTCCGAATGCGGCTACAGCGAAGACGCAGCGATCTACTTCCAGCAACTGGCGGAACTCGACCCATCATGGGCGGAGCCACAACCGCCGAAGGCCGAGGGCTGGCCGCCGGAGCTGATCGTCTCCCTCAACCAACTGGCGGAGCCACCGAAGGCGACGCCCGTCATGGAGGACGGTCCGCTGTCCGACCTGCCGCCACCTGATGGCGGAAATTTCGATCCCCTCGCGCCGCTCGATCCCGTGCCGATGTTGGAAGATGTCCTGCCGATTCCAGTTCCAGCGCCGGAGGAACCCAACGGCATCGATCCGAACAGGACGCCCATCAAGGCGGATGAGATCCCCTCGCTCCCGATACCGAAGGTGAAGCGGTAG
- a CDS encoding Dabb family protein — MDHHVYFWLKEEHKNADDRAAFEKGLDSLFKLDGVKGGRWAVPAPVMPRPVIDQSWDYALVMQFDSIEAQDAYQVDPDHHVFIDTCKHYWDKVQVRDLA, encoded by the coding sequence ATGGATCATCACGTTTATTTCTGGCTGAAGGAAGAACACAAGAACGCGGACGACCGCGCCGCCTTTGAAAAGGGTCTCGACTCCCTCTTCAAGCTGGATGGCGTGAAAGGCGGCCGCTGGGCCGTGCCCGCGCCGGTCATGCCCCGCCCGGTCATCGACCAATCATGGGACTACGCCCTGGTCATGCAGTTCGACAGCATCGAGGCACAGGACGCCTATCAGGTGGATCCGGACCACCACGTGTTCATCGACACCTGCAAGCACTACTGGGACAAGGTCCAGGTGCGCGACCTCGCTTGA
- a CDS encoding PEP-CTERM sorting domain-containing protein (PEP-CTERM proteins occur, often in large numbers, in the proteomes of bacteria that also encode an exosortase, a predicted intramembrane cysteine proteinase. The presence of a PEP-CTERM domain at a protein's C-terminus predicts cleavage within the sorting domain, followed by covalent anchoring to some some component of the (usually Gram-negative) cell surface. Many PEP-CTERM proteins exhibit an unusual sequence composition that includes large numbers of potential glycosylation sites. Expression of one such protein has been shown restore the ability of a bacterium to form floc, a type of biofilm.), with translation MSPTTNRGTGLFLSAIACMALATGSARAVLLVLDFNDLNVAGINGQGGGTGFSGTYTGSANSAIIASNLTSSLYNMPQSGNARAFRGANTNGLRQSFRTVTTSPVGEVWFSFLVETSTSASGASYETAGISLNSPSTATPFDNTGNVYAYMTGNDLYYSFGAGTAASVNITPRPADTAVDTLTLIVGQFIIGGSGAADTVNLWANPNLTANPDIFSYSTVYSSSAVNFLDSITTLGLVGHQVGTLGGGVIDNVRFSDGGGNAAQAFFDVTGVPEPSGLALALLGAGGFLARRRR, from the coding sequence ATGTCCCCCACCACCAACCGAGGCACCGGCCTTTTCCTTTCCGCCATCGCTTGCATGGCTCTGGCCACCGGCTCCGCGCGGGCCGTCCTGCTGGTCCTGGATTTCAATGACCTCAACGTGGCCGGCATCAACGGCCAGGGCGGAGGGACGGGCTTCAGCGGAACCTATACCGGCAGCGCGAACAGTGCCATCATCGCCTCCAACCTCACCTCCAGCCTGTATAACATGCCGCAGAGCGGCAACGCCCGGGCATTCCGCGGGGCCAATACCAACGGACTCCGCCAGAGTTTCCGCACCGTCACCACCTCCCCCGTGGGAGAGGTCTGGTTTTCATTTCTGGTGGAAACCAGCACATCCGCCTCCGGGGCGAGCTATGAAACCGCGGGCATCTCCCTCAACTCCCCCTCCACCGCCACCCCGTTCGACAACACCGGCAACGTGTACGCCTACATGACGGGGAACGATCTTTACTATTCCTTCGGCGCGGGCACGGCTGCCAGCGTCAACATCACCCCCCGCCCCGCCGACACGGCGGTGGATACCCTCACCCTCATCGTCGGGCAGTTCATCATCGGCGGAAGTGGCGCGGCGGACACGGTGAACCTCTGGGCGAACCCCAACCTGACGGCCAATCCGGACATTTTCTCCTACTCCACGGTCTATTCCAGCAGTGCGGTGAACTTCCTGGACAGCATCACCACGCTCGGCCTGGTGGGGCATCAGGTCGGCACGCTCGGCGGCGGCGTCATCGACAACGTCCGTTTCAGCGACGGCGGAGGAAATGCGGCGCAGGCCTTCTTCGATGTCACCGGCGTACCGGAGCCGTCCGGCCTCGCGCTGGCCCTGCTGGGGGCCGGTGGTTTCCTCGCCCGACGCAGGAGATAA
- the dgt gene encoding dNTP triphosphohydrolase — translation MLNRFYGAFDTERQFKAGDPADYRTPFQIDRDRVLHTPTFRRLQNKTQVFWSGEYDFYRTRLTHSLEVAQIGKAICHWLLAGKEGPLSPDFFIDPDLVEAICLSHDLGHPPFGHAGERSLNFFMRGHGGFEGNAQTLRLLTERIFSAKRTGMDPTRAFLDGVLKYKSLWSELKTADGTPPEHHFIYDHQHVFLDWAMGGNDFPAEYTPGKARDAFKSIECQIMDWADDTAYSLNDLSDSVRAGFLGIAKIEAWAEQNGHPTGKDTPLGELTKAIRARKVDPFVGSRIGKYIRSTHLVEDNNFMSGTTNRYKFRLEIDPEMRAESKVFKKLAFEVVFLSPQLKQLEHKGSRVLRQLWDVLAERYIAGQPIDGQFFQLLPPDTAAEIQDASDEATRARLVCDFLAGMTDGYAVRTYKRLFMPDFGSIGDLVG, via the coding sequence ATGTTGAACCGGTTTTACGGAGCTTTTGACACGGAGCGGCAGTTCAAGGCGGGCGATCCTGCGGACTACCGCACGCCTTTCCAGATCGACCGGGACCGGGTGCTGCACACGCCCACCTTCCGCCGCCTGCAGAACAAGACGCAGGTCTTCTGGAGCGGGGAGTATGACTTCTACCGCACGCGCCTCACCCACTCGCTGGAGGTGGCGCAGATCGGCAAGGCGATCTGCCACTGGCTGCTGGCGGGAAAGGAAGGGCCGCTCTCGCCCGACTTTTTCATCGACCCGGATCTGGTGGAGGCCATCTGCCTTTCCCACGACCTGGGCCACCCGCCGTTCGGGCATGCCGGGGAACGCTCTCTGAATTTCTTCATGCGCGGTCATGGAGGCTTCGAGGGCAACGCACAGACCCTGCGCCTGCTGACGGAGCGGATCTTTTCCGCGAAGCGGACCGGCATGGACCCTACCCGCGCCTTTCTGGACGGGGTGCTGAAATACAAGTCCCTGTGGAGCGAACTGAAGACCGCCGACGGGACCCCGCCGGAGCACCACTTCATCTACGACCACCAGCACGTCTTCCTGGACTGGGCCATGGGAGGGAATGACTTCCCGGCGGAATACACCCCGGGCAAGGCGCGGGACGCCTTCAAGTCCATCGAGTGCCAGATCATGGACTGGGCGGATGACACCGCCTACTCCCTCAACGACCTGTCCGACAGCGTCCGCGCCGGGTTCCTCGGCATCGCCAAGATCGAGGCATGGGCGGAACAGAACGGCCACCCGACAGGCAAGGACACGCCGCTGGGGGAACTGACAAAGGCCATCCGCGCGCGGAAAGTGGATCCGTTCGTCGGCAGCCGCATCGGGAAATACATCCGCTCCACGCACCTGGTGGAGGACAACAACTTCATGAGCGGCACGACGAACCGCTACAAGTTCCGCCTGGAGATCGACCCGGAGATGCGGGCGGAGTCGAAGGTGTTCAAGAAGCTCGCCTTCGAGGTGGTGTTCCTCTCCCCCCAACTCAAGCAACTGGAGCACAAGGGCAGCCGCGTGCTGCGCCAACTGTGGGACGTGCTGGCGGAACGCTACATCGCCGGACAACCCATCGACGGCCAGTTTTTCCAGCTCCTGCCACCGGACACGGCGGCGGAGATCCAGGACGCGTCCGACGAAGCCACCCGCGCCCGGCTGGTGTGCGACTTCCTCGCCGGCATGACGGACGGCTACGCGGTGCGCACCTACAAGCGCCTGTTCATGCCGGACTTCGGCTCCATCGGGGATCTGGTGGGGTGA